The genome window ATCGATCCCGGCCATCCACTGTGGGCCGGTCCCCGTGATGATCAGGACCTCGTTGTCGGGGTCCGCGCCGGCTTCCGCGAGCACTCGTCCCCAGGCGTTGAGCAGCCCGCGCGAGAAGACCGCCGGTCCACCCTTGGAGTGCATGCGGATCTCGACGACTCCCGAGTTCCGGTGGATGGCGAAGTGTTCGGCGTACGCGGCTGCGTACCGCTTCAGGGGCGGGCGTTCCACGAAGCCGCCGAGAAGCCTGTCGCGATCATCCAGCGCATCGGGCACGGGGCATCGAACCTTTCGGTCGGCAGGATCCTGGATCCGACACTCTGCCCCACTAAGTGGGGTCGGACCCCACTTGATGAGAAAGGCGGGAGACAATGCAGTCGGCGAACGAGGAACGCGCGGGCGACGGCCGACCCGTACGTGCTGATGCCCGGATCAGCCGCGAGCGGATCGTGGCCGCCGCCGGCCAACTGTTCGCCGAGGAGGGCGTGTCGGTCTCCCTGGAGCGGATTGCCCAGCACGCCGGGGTGGGTTCGGCGACGCTGCACCGCCACTTCCAGGGGCGACGCGCACTGGCCGTTGCGGTGATGGACGAGCGGGTCCGGGCCCTGTGCGCACGAGCGCGTCGGCTCTCGACCGAGTGTGAACCCGGCCAGGCCCTCGAAGCGTGGGTACGGGCAGTCGTGGAGCACAACAGCACGTTTCGTGGCCTTGCCGCGCTGCTGTGCGAGGATCTCGCCGAGCCCGGACAGCACGTGGAGGCGCGGCACGACGAAGTGCGCGCGGCGGGAGGCGAGCTCCTGCACCGTGCGCAGCAGGCGGGTGAGGCCCGGCACGACATCACCATCTCGGATCTCCTCAACCTTGCCAACGGGATCGCGGTTGCCACCGAGCGGGTGCGGGACCGGGAGAGGCAAGCCGATCACCTGCTCGATGTCGTGATCACCGGCGTGCGGCCCCGCGCCTACATGGCCGCACGCGATGCCCACACCCAGGACAGGCTGGATAGTCCATCGAAAACCCGGAGAGCAAGCGCCAGCCCGGGTGACGGGCAGGGACAGGAAGGCGGTCGGGGCCCTGGCTCTCCGTGACGATCGGCCTCGCTGCGTTCACAGTCGGAGGCATCGTTGTCCCCGAGGATGGGTTTCGAACGTCATGATCTGATCTCGTGGACGAGACGATCGAAACGCTGCGGCGAGAGTTCAACGCCGAGGAGGGCAGCTTCCTCCTCCAACTGCGTGGCCGACAGTGGGACCGGGCTGCCTTCGCTCGTCCGGAACGGGCCATGCGAGCAGCATGCGCACAATTCGAGACGAGCGAGAAGATCGATCGTTGGCGGGCCGAAGGGTTCTACGAGGTGGCAACGGCCGTTCCGTCGTGGACAGCGCACCCCGCCTTTCCGCGACCGGAACCGGACACTTATGACGAGGAGTGCCTCGAACGCATCGGTGACCTTGCCGACTGGTTCTTCCGAGGGGAGTCCAACTACTACCCGGGGCACGTCTGGACCGCCCTGTGAAACGTCTCCGCACAGCCGGCCGACCAGACACAGCAGTTGAGATCCGAGCTCGAATCCTGCTGCTCAACGCCCGGGAGTCCGGGCAGTCGCCTCTCAGGCACTGTCAGTGCTCTGGTTGAGATTGGCTGCGTGACTGAACCCTCCTACCTTGCTGCGGTTCGGGAGTCGTACGACACCGTCGCCGCCGACTACGCGGAGTACGTGCCTGCCCCCGATGATCTTGATCCGATATCGCGTGCGATGCTGTCCGCGTTCGTCGAACTCGTGTGGACCGCCGACCGAGGTGACGTCGCGGACCTGGGCTGCGGCCCCGGCAAAGTGACGGCGTATCTCGCCGAAATAGGGGTGTCGGCATTCGGGATCGACGTGTCGCCGAAGATGATCGGCCTGGCACGCGAAGCACATCCGGACCTGCGGTTCACGGTGGGCTCGATGACTGCGCTGGACATCGATGACAACGAGCTCGGCGGCATCCTGGCCTATTACTCCATTCACCACACGCCACCGGAGCTGCTCCCGGTCGTGTTCGCCGAATTTCAGCGCACCTTGGCGCCCGGTGGGCATCTGATGGTCGTCGGGCGGGTGGGAAACGGCGAGCATCGGCATGTGAAGAATGCCTACGGCGACCATCCCGCGTTCTTCGACTCCTACCTGCTGCCGGCCGACCGGATCGCCGAACTGCTGGACCGGGCCGGGCTCGTGGTGACCACGCGGCTGGTGCAGGAGCCCGCCGAAGAGGGGAAGAGAGCGATCGCCAGCCTCTTGGCCCACAAGCCGGAGCCACTCCGGTCCTGACGTCGCGGCGGGCGCGGCCCCGCTGGTGATCCTGACCGTCGTTGAAGGACCCGCTGTTCCGCGCCCTTGTTCGGAGGGAAACGGAGGGTCCGGCTGCCCAGCGCGGAGGAGGGGGCAGTGCTCAAGCCTCAAGGCGATGGTGCTCCGGCGAACGCAGGGAACCATCCGCTCCACGGAGACCATCGCGGACCCGTGGGGCACTGCCGGTGTTGTGGGCACGGTGAGGGGCCCGGAATCTGGCGGCGAAGCGGATCTTCCGTTACGTCGGTAACTTTGGTTGCACATCGCGCGCATGGTAACTATGGTTGTCGCATGACGCTGCCTGAGATCACTACTGCGGAACAGACAGTTCTCGACAAGGCTCTGCTCGATGCCCTCAACCCACTCGCCTCGGCCATGCGTGCCCGAATTACCGGACTTCCTGAAGAACGCATGTGGGATGCCGAACCCATCGACGTGACTCTGTCGATCCTCAGCACCTGGAAGGTGGTGGACGCGGAGGTCAAGCGGTTGACGGCAATCGCAGCAGGGACCGCCGGGTCCTATGGCGCGAGCTATGAGCAGTTGGGTGCTGCCTGGGGTATCACTCGACAGGGTGCTCGCAAGAAATGGCCCGACGCCCTCGACAGGTCAGCTCCTGCGGAAGCGGAGCCGAGTCGGATCGAACTGTGCGGCGGCAGTGCCGAATTGTTCCGGGATCCGTCATCGGGTGGCTGGCGATGGGCCGGAAGGGGGGCTGATGGAACATGCGATGAGGCCGACAGCACCTCGTACTACGCAACGAAGGAAGAGGCTGCCGCCCACGCAGGTGTCTTTTTGAGCGAGCACGTCACCGAACAGCGTTAGGGCTGGCGCCGCAGCGGGCCCGGGATGGCTGAGCCGTACGGTCTCGCCCGAGGGGCGTCGTCCTCGCGCCACGTCGCTCGCGACCCAGAGTCAGCCGTCACGTCCTGCTCCGCAGCCCGAGCGGCCAGCGGGTGAAGGGCTGACCAGCCCTGGAGGGTCGAGTGGTGGCCGTCACCGCCATCCCCATCCCCATTCCCTGCGGGTGTCCTTGTCGCCTGCGCGGGCTGGGCGATCACCAGTGTACGGCTCCCGCCGGCCGAGGTCGGCATGCGCATCACGCGCCGGCGGTGCACGGATCTCGTGCCGCCCCGCCGTACGACCAGCTGTGTGTCGGTCGGCGGGGCCCGCAATCAGGGAAGGTGTGCCGGTCATCCAAACGTGCTGCAACCGGCTGGGCATGCCGGTCACCAGGGTGCTGGAAGGGGAGGGGCTGCCGGGGCCCGTGGTCGTGACGACGCGGGCAACGCAGGGCCCTGTGCACGGCACGGAGGTGTCATTCCGGCGGCCCCTGCTTCGGCGACGGGGTGGTGAGCCCGGCCACCATGCGCGCAAACGCGCGGGCTGCTCGCTCGTCGAGTTCTTCCAGGGAGATTCCGGTGTCGCGGGCGTACGCCTCGCGGAAGATGATGTAACCCATCTGTGCGGCGGCCGTCATCACATGGTCGGCCACTGCGTCGGCGTCCTCGGGCAGTGAGCCCTCGTCCCTGTCCCGTTCCAGACTCTGGCGGGTCTGCGTGAACCGTGGCAGCGGGGAGAAGTCGCCATCGCCGTCGAGCGCCAACAGCGCTTCGAGCTTTACCAGTTCGGGTTCCCCCAAGCGATGACGGAACATGGCCTGTCGGCGCTCGGAGAACGGCAGCTCCCAATGACCGTCCTGGTCGGCGGCCTGACGTTGTACCAGGTCGGCGGCGGCGGCGCGTAGAAGGGCCTGCCGGGTGCCGAAGTACTGATAGATCTGCCCGTGGTTGACCCCGGCCTCGGTGGCGATCTCCCGAAGGTTGACCCCGGCGAGCACGCCGTCGCGCTGGAGGAGTCGGCGCGCGGCCGCCAGCAGGTCCGCCTCGGTCTCCTCGCGGGTGCGCCGTCGCCGCCGCGTCCTGCCGGTCTCGCTCATGCCCTGCTCCTCGTCCGTCCCTGGATGGCTTTTCTCGTCGCAGCCCCTTGCCACGCTCCAGTGACCAGCTTATGGTCCCGCTAGCAACGTTTCGTTAATAACGGAACGTGAATTAGATGTGAAGGGGCATCCATGGCGACACTCCCTCAGGCTCTTCCTCTGGCGGGCATACGCGTCCTCGACCTGTCCACCGTCCTCGCCGCGCCGGTCACGGCCACTTTCCTGGGCGACTTCGGCGCCGAGGTGGTCAAGGTCGAAGAACCCGGGCGCGGCGACTTCACCCGCGGGGCGAAGGCCGGAGCGCGATCCCCGTACTGGGCCCAGGAGGCGCGCAACAAGAAGTCGGTGACCCTGGACCTGCGCACCGGACGGGGACAGGACCTCGTCCGCAGGCTGGTCCCGCACTTCGACGTCGTGATCACCAACTACCGCCCTCCTACCCTGCGTTCATGGGGACTGGATCCGGACGCGCTGCGCGCTCTCGCCCCCGACACAGTGCTGGTGTACGTCACGGGATACGGTCTGACCGGCCCCTACCGCGACCGGGGCTCCTTCGACCGGATCGCGAGTGCCTTCGCCGGCCTGACATACGTGACCGGTGACGCCGACCGGTCCCCGGTACGCAGCGGCTATTCCACGATCGACTACATGGCCGCCTATCTCGGCGCCTTCTCCGTGGTCACGGCGCTGTACCACCGTGACGTGGCGGGTGGCGGCGGTCAGGTCATCGACCTCGCGCTGTACGAGGCGGGTTTCCGTGCCTCGGAGGACGCGCTCACCTCGTACGCGACGACCGGCCGGATTCGGGAGCGTATGGGCAACCGCAACCCGCAGATCGTTCCCGCCAGCGACTTCACCACGTCCGACGGACGCCGGGTCTCGATTCACGCGGGCACCGACGCACTCTTCCACCGCCTGGCCACCCTCATGGGAACACCGGAGCTGGCCGACGCCCCCGAGTACGCCACCCGCGCGGTCCGGGCCGAGAACGCCGATGCCTTGTACACGATGATTGCCGACTGGGCCGCCACCCGCACCGCGGACGATCTGACCAAGCTGCTCAGCGAGGCGGACGTTCCTGCCTCGCCGCTGATGAGCATCGCCGACATCGCCGCCGATCCGCACTACCGGGAGCGGGGCACGCTCGTCACCGTCGAAGACCCGGACTTCGGCGAACTCCCCATGGTCGCGCCCCTGCCCCGGCTGTCGAAGACCCCGGGCAGCATCCGCTCCACCGGCCCCGCTCTCGGCGCGCACAACGCCGAGGTGTACCAGGGAGTGCTCGGCCTGAGCCCGGACGAACTCGCCGCCCTCAGCTCCGACGGCGTCATCTGACCCTCCGTCCCGCACCCGCTGCTCCGCCACTCTCCCGGAGGTCATGCGTCCCATGACTGCCATGTCCGAAGCCGCCGCACTCGGGGACCGGCTCGATCGGCTCCCGCTCAGCTCGTTCCACCGCAGACTGGTCATCGCCCTGGCCGGAATGATCCTCTTCGAATGGGTGGAGACCTACGCCTTCGCGTTCGTCGCACCCGCCCTGAAAGAGCAATGGGGCCTGTCGCTTTCGGCCGTCGCCCTCATAGCCGGCGTGAGCCAGCTCGGCGCCTTCGCCGGAGGCATCCTCGGCGGCTACCTCGCCGACCGGGTGGGTCGCCGGCGCACCATGCTCGCCTTTGTCACCGTCTACTGCGCGGCTACCGCGCTGTGCGTCCTCGTGCAGAGCCCGTGGCAGCTGATCGTGGTCCGCTGTGCCGCACACTTCGGCGCGCAGGGCATGGCGGTCGTGGCCATCGTCGTGCTCACCGAATTCGTCCCGGCCACCGCCCGGGGACGGCTGCAGACCTACAAGGTCGCGGTCGGCTCGCTCGGCATCCCGATCGCCGCCTGGGCCGGCTACTTCCTCGTACCACAGTGGACTTGGGGGTGGCGACTGGTCTTCGGTCTGGGCCTGTTCGGTGTCGTCTTCGCCTGGATGATCCGCCGCTGGGTCCCCGAGAGCCCCCGCTGGCTCGCTTCCCGCGGCGAATTCGCCCAGGCCGACGAGATCGTGAGGTCCATCGAGCGGCAGTGCGGGACGGATCCGCGCACCGTGCCCGCTGCCGAGCCGACTGGTCCCGCACCGCCGGTCCCCGCACCGCCCGCATCCGCACCGGCCCGCCCCCGTATGGCCGAGCTGCTGGTGGGCCCTGATCGCCGCCGGTTCCTGGTCGTGGCGACGATGTGGGTATCCGGACTGCTCGCCTACTCCACCTACAACACCTGGACGCCCACACTCCTTTCGGAGACCGGCCTCGATCTCGACGACACACTGCTGTTGTCGGCGGCCCTGGCCACCGCCGCACCGCTGGGTGCACTCGTCGCCGTCCCGCTCATCGACCGGTGGGACCGCCGCCGCACCCAACTGGTCCTCGGTATTCTGACCGCTGCCACGCTGCTGCTCTTCGGGCTCGTCAGGGCCCCCGCAGCCGTCCTCGTCCTGGGATGCGTGGTCAGCCTGCTCTTCCAAATGGCCGTGCCTTTCCTCCAGGTGTACTCGGCCGAAGTGTTCCCCACTCGTATCCGTGCGCTCGGGTCCGGCACCGCCAACGCCCTGTCACGCATCTTCAACTTCGCCGCCCCCATGCTGGTCGCCGCGGTGTTCAGCGGGCTCGGGTACACCGCCGTGTTCACCTTTCTCGCCGTCCTCAGCCTCGTCGGCGGATGCGTGGCCATCGCATTCGGCCCCGGCACCACTGGCCTGAGCCTGGAAGCCGCAACCACTCCCAACGACTCCCGCACTGCAGAGGAACCCGTCCTGTCATGACCGATCTGTCCTTCGCCTCCGCGACCGAACTCACCGATCTCATACGCCGCCGAAAGCTGTCGCCCGAGGAGCTCATGCGCCACACCCTCGACCGGATCCGGACGGCAGACGCCACACTCAACTCCGTCGTCGCCATGGACCCCGAGCGGGCACTCGCCGAATCCGCCGCCCTCACCTCACGGATCTCCCGAGGCGAGGACCCCGGCCCGCTGGCAGGGCTGCCCATCCTCGTCAAGGACTTGGAGGACGCGGAAGGCTTCCCCACCAGCAGGGGCACCAGCGCCTACCACAACAGCCCGCCCGCAACCGGCGACAGCCTGCACGTGGCTCGGCTGCGTGCGGCCGGCGCACTGGTCATCGGCAAGACGAACCTGCCGCCGCTCGGCGCCGCAGTGCACACCGCCAACGACGCCCACGGCATCACCCGAAACCCATGGAATCCGGAACGGACACCGGGCGGGTCCAGCGGCGGCGCCGCGGCAGCCGTGGCCGCCGGGCTCGTGGCCCTCGCCACCGCCGGCGACGGCGGCGGCTCCACCCGTATCCCTGCGGCACTGTGCGGTGTGGTCGGCCTCAAACCGAGCCGCGGCCGCATCCCCCAGGGCCCCTCCCGCATGCCGTGCTGGCCGCAGCACGCATGCCTCAGCGGCATGGCCCGCACCGTGTCGGACACCGCGCTGCACCTCGACGTGGCCGCAGGACACCACCCGGCCGACCCGTACTCGCTGCCCGCACCGGCAAGCTCGTACCTGGACGGCCTCGGCACACCGTTGCCCGCCCTGCGCGTGGCAGTCCTGCACACACTCGGCGTGGCCGCACCCCGGCCAGAGATGCTGCGTGCCCTCGAACGGACAGCGGACATCCTGCGCGCCCAGGGCCACGATGTACGGGACGACGACGCGGCGCTGCCCGGAGCTGCGGACTTTCCCGCGCCGTTCCAACTGCGCCAGAAAGTCCTGGCCCACAACCGGCTCCTCGGTGTCCTCGACGACTTCACCACCCGACGCGCCGATTTCGAACCATGGTTCGCCGACCTCCTTGACGGCGGCCGCAACATCGCACCGGCCGAATTCGCCGCCTACTGGGCGCACCGTTCCCTGCTCGACCGCTGGACGGCCGAACTCTTCGGCCGGTTCGACCTGCTGCTCATGCCCACCGTGCCCACAACGGCGTGGCTCGCGGAGGGGCCGGACGTGGCAACAGCCGTGCGTGAGCGGACGCTGCCGATCTCCTACACCTCCGTCTTCAACGACACCGGGCACCCCGCAATCAGTGTCCCCGCCGGACTGGGTCCGGACGGCCTGCCCTGCGCGGTACAACTCGTCGCCCGACACCACCGCGAGGACCTGCTGCTCGGCGCCGCACAGGTGGTGGAGACCGCCGAGGGCACTCTGCATCCCCCTGCCTTCGCCGCCCTCGCCTGATGCGACGGGCCGCCGACTGGGCCGAGGACGAGGAGATGCATTCCGCCGACAGGCGGCCTTCCGAGCCGGATCGGCACACAGCTGTCGCTCTGCTGGAACAGTTCCGCCCGGCCCTGCCGGTCCCGAGTCCTGAGCCGGGGTTGTCAGTGGCGTGGTGCATGATCGGCACGTCGGTTCTTCGAGGGAGATGGAGGCGCCATGCCGATCACGAACCAGCAGGTGACTGAGTACGCCTTTCTGCAACAGCTCTACGCGGACGAATACTTTCCGGATCACGTCGTCGACAAGGGCAGGGCGATCCTGCTGAGGCTGTGCGAGCGGATTGAGGCAGTGCGGCCTGCGGATCTGTCGGCCCTGTACGTGCTCACGGAGGCGGCGACGGAGGAGTTCAACCTGCTGGAGGCCGAGTTCGAGGCGGCAGGGAGCGAGATCGAGACGGTTGCACGGGAGGAGATAGCCGAGGACTTCTGGTTCGTGGCGTCGGTCTACGGATTCTCGGGCGCCGATACGGAGGAGCTGATCGCCGCCAGGGATTGGTGAGCGACGACTGGATGGCCGAGGCGGTCGACCTTGTCGATCCACGGCGGGCCGCTACCCCGGGCCGGGTCTCCTTCGATTGCGGACCCGGCCAGGGCAATTGTGCGGCGGTCCGACTGCGAAGCCACTCCTGCGACTGACAACCGACGATCGCTGAGTTCCGCCGCCGATCGGGCGTCAACGTTGCGAGGCGTCCAGGGCGGCGAGACTGCTGCGGACAGCAGCAGACGTCTCGTCGAGCTGCTCCCGCTCATGAACGCGCCAGTCGGCGCCTATGCGAAATGGATCGCCTGCGAAGCGGGGGATGACATGCAGGTGCACATGGAAAACTTCCTGGAATGCCGCTTCACCATCCGCGAGGAGCAGGTTGACGCCCTCGCACCGCAGGCCTGATCGGCGCAGTGCCCGCCCGAGTCGGTGCGCCACTTTCCAGACCTGGACGCCGTCGTCCTCCTGAAGGTCCTCCAACCCCACCGCATGAGTCTTGGGAACGACCAACAAGTGGCCTGGGTTGACGGGCCGGAGATCCATGAACGCGATCACCGACTCGTCCTCATGGACAATGCTGGCATCCGCCTCACCGCGCCCTATCGCGCAGAAGATGCATCCGTCACCCGCCACAGCCGCCTCCTCACGCTCCGAAATACCCGTTCCGGTCACCACATCAGAAGAGTCTTGCGAACGCGAGCGAATTCCGTCCCGACGGACATCTTCGTGCAGCCGTGCAGTCAGGAATTGTCCGGGCGATCAGGCCGGGCTGCTCGGTGAATCTCGGCTCAAGCGGCTTATTGAACCTGCTCGGTGATCATCTTGAGCATGGCCTGGGGTGTGTTGTTTTCGGAGTCGATGCCCTGGACCACGTTGGTGCCTTCAAAAGTGACGGCCTCGGCACTCCGGGCGAACATCGCCTGCTCGTATTCGGTGAGCGCGGCTTCGATGTCGTCGGGGGACGCGGCGAGGGCATTGCCGAGTTCGGCGCCGTCGAGCATGGCCAGGTTGGCGCCTTCGCCGTTCGGCGCTGCGAGGTGAGCGGCGTCGCCGAGCAGGGTCACCCCCGGCACCCGGGCCCACCGGTGCTCGGCCGGCAAGGCGTAGTGAGGGCGCAGAACAGGCGCGGTATCGGCGTCCGTGATCAGTGCGGTGAGCTCCGGCGCCCAGCCGTCGAACTCCCGCGCGATCCGCGCGGCCGTGGTGCGCATGGGGGCTCCTCGAGGTCGGGACCGCCCAGTGATCTCCGGCGGCCGTTTCCGGAAAGGTGCCAGCCCCAGCCGACAAGCCGCGGACATCGAACTCACAGTCCCCGACAGATGGCCGACAGGCCCCGGAACGGCGTTCAGCCCGGCGTCCGGATCGATCGTGCGGCAGATCACCAGGGCGAAACGCTGCGCAGTGCCGCGTCGCCCGCTTGATGGAGACGGTGCAGGAGGCAAGGGCCCTGGCCGATCGCACGGCGGGTTCACCACCAAGCTCCACCTGAGCGGGGACTGCCAGGGTCACCCGCCCTCCCACGTCGCCGCACCAGGACGGCGGGCGGACTGCACCCGGTTCACGCCAGTGCCGGAGAAGACCCGCGTCCCGCGTATCGGGCCCTCGGAGGCATGAGGTGGCGCGCCGTCAGGTCCTACTCATCCGGGTCCCAGGCCAGGAGCAGGTCGAAGAGACGTCGGCCGCCGTCGAGCTTCAGGGAGTCCACCGGAATGCGGCTGTACAGGGCCAGGACCAGCCGATTTCAGCGGGAACATCCGGATGAGCGCTGCGGGTGCGCAGCGTCGACCAGTACGAGTGCGCGAATGAGTTCGGGTGCGCGGCAGGAAAGCCGTACGCCGTCGCGCAGAGCAATGCGCTCGGGCCATGGCATGCGTTGCCTCTTCAGGCGGCGGCCGGATGAAGCGTGCTTCGGGAGCGCAGGGGCGCAGAGGGTCAGCGGTAGGCGGCGAGGAAGGCGCGGACGCCGGCGGTGGCGTAGCGGTCGAGTTCGGCTTGGGTGTGCTGGGGGCCGCCGTGGAACATTGCCTTGTTCACCGGGATCCACAGCAGCAGACCGGAGAAGTGATTGGCGGCCAGGAGCGGTTCGTCGATCCGGAGCAGTCCGTCCTCGGCGAGACGCTGGAACGTGGCTGCCAGGGTGACCAGTACTCGCTCGAAGCCCTGCTCGTACCAGGTCGCGCCGAGCTCGGGGAAGACATCCGCGTTGGCGATGACCAGGCGCCGCAGCTGAAGCACCTGGGCCTGCGTGAGGGTGGTGAGGAACTGCTGGGCGAGGCGCGTCAGGTTCTCGTCGAGCGCATCGGCGTCGGACGGGATGTCGGCCACCAGGTCGATCACGCCGTCGATGCGGTCGGTGGTGGCCAGGACGATCTCTGCGAACAGCTTCTCCTTGTCGGAGAAGTGCTTGTAGACGGTCTGCTTGGAAACGGCCGCCAGCTTCGCGATGTCGTCCATGCTCGTGCCGGAGTAGCCCTTCTCCATGAACACCCTGGTCGCGGCCTCCATGATTGCCTGGCGCTTGCGTGCCGACCGGCCCTGCTCGTTCGCTTCCATGCCGTCTCCCTGACCTGGCGGTACTGGACAGTCCAGTTCATCCATGAGTACTGTACCGTCCAGTTTCCGACAGTACTGAACCGTCTAGTTCCGTGCGGTAATCGCGACCGAGGAGGACTTCCATGGCCCAGACGAACAACGCCCCGATCACTGCCAGTTCCATGATCTCGACCCGGCGGGCGACGCGGGTCCTGCTGGCCGGCGGTATCGCGGCGGGCCCGCTGTTCCTGGGTGCGGGCCTGATTCAGGGCTTCGCCCGTGAGGGCTTCGACTTCACCCGCAACGCCATCAGCCAGCTCAGCCTCGGTGGCCTGGGCTGGATCCAGGTGACCAGCTTCCTGCTCACCGGGGTGCTGGCCATCGCCGGTGCGATCGGGATATGGCAATCACTGCGCGATGTCCCCGGTGGGGTCTGGGCCTCGCGGTTGGTAGGCGTGTTCGGCGCCTCGTTCCTTCTTGCGGGGGTGTTTACCGCCGACGCCGGCGCCGGGTTTCCGGCTGGTACCCCGGAGAGATCGGGCGCCTCGATGAGTGCGCACGGCGCCGTCCACATGCTCAGTGGGATGGTGGGTTTCCTCGCGCTGTGTGCCGCGTCCTTCGTGCTGGCCAGGCTCTTCGCCGCCCAGCGTCAGCGCGGCTGGGCCATCGCCTGCCGCCTCGTGCCGGTGGGAGTCCTCGTGGGCTTCGCAAGCTCCTCTGTCGCCGTCCTGGCCTTCACGGCCGGAGCGGGACTCGGACTCCTCTGGCTCACCGCAGTGTCGGCCCGGCTTCTCGCCGCCGCGCCGACGGCTCAGCAGTAGGCGGAGCCCTCGTGGCTTGCAGGACGGGCGAGAACGAAGCGACAATCCAAGATCACTGAGCATGGAGAGATGGGACACTGCGACATGACTGAACCGGCAAAGGGCCCCGCCAGCTACTTCCCTTCGATCGAGAAGAAGTACGGCCGTCCGATCACGGAGTGGAAGGACCTCATCCGGTCCTCTTCCCTGACCAAGCACATGGAGCTCGTCTCGTGGCTCAAGACCGAGCACGGCCTTGGTCACGGCCACGCAAATGCCCTCGTCGCACACACCCTCGCCGAAGACAGCGGCAAGTGAACCGTCCTTGCCCCCGTACCGCGGAAGGCGTCGGCACGGTGATTCATGGCTCGTCCTTGCGGGTGGCGACCTTCAACCCGCGCGCCCGCCGGGCCGTCGGCCGGTGCAGCGGTCAGCCTGTCCAAGTCGCCGGTCGTTCGTGGTGCGTATCTCGTAGCGGATATGGAGTCGTTTGAACTGGTGGAGCCAGGCGCGGGTTTTGCCCAGTCCGGAGCCGTGCGGGTGCTGCGGAGGGCGATCCTGGGGGTGCCCCCGCGTGCTCGGAGGCGACATCGGCACGCGCCGAAGCCGTAGCCGCGGTTGGTGAGGAGCCATCGGGGACGATGGCCTGGCCGGCCGTGCAACCTGCGGACGGGTGGGTTGGCGTCCAGCAGGGGCATGAGCTGGGTGAGTTGCTACGAGGCGGACGAGCCGGCGACAGCGGAACTATGCGTTCCCGCCGGCCATCAGGAACTAGACCAGCAGGCACTTGGCAGATACCACCGCCGATACAACACCCGACCACCGGGGCACATCCCTTACTGAGAAGATCAGTCGGGCCAGTCACCCAGGAGGCAGGCGTCAGCCGTCTGTTGTGCTGCGGCAGAGGAAGCAAGACCCGATCGCGCACCGACAGACGCTCCTGATCCTTCTACCCACCCCCCTGCCATGGAGGCACTGGCCGTACGGCTGTCGGGACTGGACTCGTACGTCGAAGGCGCGGTCCGAGTCGTCGCGTTCTACGACACACTGATGCGCCGACGGGTGGATCTCCCGGCACTCGCGCGGGCATCGGCGGGCCTGGCCGAGTGCGTGGCCGGGATTCGGTTCGACGGCACAGGGCGGGCGATCCGCATGTCGCCCGACGGTACACAGGTTAGCGCGGGCGCTACGGCTCCT of Streptomyces sp. NBC_01363 contains these proteins:
- a CDS encoding TetR/AcrR family transcriptional regulator, encoding MQSANEERAGDGRPVRADARISRERIVAAAGQLFAEEGVSVSLERIAQHAGVGSATLHRHFQGRRALAVAVMDERVRALCARARRLSTECEPGQALEAWVRAVVEHNSTFRGLAALLCEDLAEPGQHVEARHDEVRAAGGELLHRAQQAGEARHDITISDLLNLANGIAVATERVRDRERQADHLLDVVITGVRPRAYMAARDAHTQDRLDSPSKTRRASASPGDGQGQEGGRGPGSP
- a CDS encoding class I SAM-dependent methyltransferase, with the translated sequence MTEPSYLAAVRESYDTVAADYAEYVPAPDDLDPISRAMLSAFVELVWTADRGDVADLGCGPGKVTAYLAEIGVSAFGIDVSPKMIGLAREAHPDLRFTVGSMTALDIDDNELGGILAYYSIHHTPPELLPVVFAEFQRTLAPGGHLMVVGRVGNGEHRHVKNAYGDHPAFFDSYLLPADRIAELLDRAGLVVTTRLVQEPAEEGKRAIASLLAHKPEPLRS
- a CDS encoding helix-turn-helix domain-containing protein; the encoded protein is MSETGRTRRRRRTREETEADLLAAARRLLQRDGVLAGVNLREIATEAGVNHGQIYQYFGTRQALLRAAAADLVQRQAADQDGHWELPFSERRQAMFRHRLGEPELVKLEALLALDGDGDFSPLPRFTQTRQSLERDRDEGSLPEDADAVADHVMTAAAQMGYIIFREAYARDTGISLEELDERAARAFARMVAGLTTPSPKQGPPE
- a CDS encoding CaiB/BaiF CoA-transferase family protein, giving the protein MATLPQALPLAGIRVLDLSTVLAAPVTATFLGDFGAEVVKVEEPGRGDFTRGAKAGARSPYWAQEARNKKSVTLDLRTGRGQDLVRRLVPHFDVVITNYRPPTLRSWGLDPDALRALAPDTVLVYVTGYGLTGPYRDRGSFDRIASAFAGLTYVTGDADRSPVRSGYSTIDYMAAYLGAFSVVTALYHRDVAGGGGQVIDLALYEAGFRASEDALTSYATTGRIRERMGNRNPQIVPASDFTTSDGRRVSIHAGTDALFHRLATLMGTPELADAPEYATRAVRAENADALYTMIADWAATRTADDLTKLLSEADVPASPLMSIADIAADPHYRERGTLVTVEDPDFGELPMVAPLPRLSKTPGSIRSTGPALGAHNAEVYQGVLGLSPDELAALSSDGVI
- a CDS encoding MFS transporter encodes the protein MTAMSEAAALGDRLDRLPLSSFHRRLVIALAGMILFEWVETYAFAFVAPALKEQWGLSLSAVALIAGVSQLGAFAGGILGGYLADRVGRRRTMLAFVTVYCAATALCVLVQSPWQLIVVRCAAHFGAQGMAVVAIVVLTEFVPATARGRLQTYKVAVGSLGIPIAAWAGYFLVPQWTWGWRLVFGLGLFGVVFAWMIRRWVPESPRWLASRGEFAQADEIVRSIERQCGTDPRTVPAAEPTGPAPPVPAPPASAPARPRMAELLVGPDRRRFLVVATMWVSGLLAYSTYNTWTPTLLSETGLDLDDTLLLSAALATAAPLGALVAVPLIDRWDRRRTQLVLGILTAATLLLFGLVRAPAAVLVLGCVVSLLFQMAVPFLQVYSAEVFPTRIRALGSGTANALSRIFNFAAPMLVAAVFSGLGYTAVFTFLAVLSLVGGCVAIAFGPGTTGLSLEAATTPNDSRTAEEPVLS
- a CDS encoding amidase produces the protein MTDLSFASATELTDLIRRRKLSPEELMRHTLDRIRTADATLNSVVAMDPERALAESAALTSRISRGEDPGPLAGLPILVKDLEDAEGFPTSRGTSAYHNSPPATGDSLHVARLRAAGALVIGKTNLPPLGAAVHTANDAHGITRNPWNPERTPGGSSGGAAAAVAAGLVALATAGDGGGSTRIPAALCGVVGLKPSRGRIPQGPSRMPCWPQHACLSGMARTVSDTALHLDVAAGHHPADPYSLPAPASSYLDGLGTPLPALRVAVLHTLGVAAPRPEMLRALERTADILRAQGHDVRDDDAALPGAADFPAPFQLRQKVLAHNRLLGVLDDFTTRRADFEPWFADLLDGGRNIAPAEFAAYWAHRSLLDRWTAELFGRFDLLLMPTVPTTAWLAEGPDVATAVRERTLPISYTSVFNDTGHPAISVPAGLGPDGLPCAVQLVARHHREDLLLGAAQVVETAEGTLHPPAFAALA
- a CDS encoding DUF5713 family protein is translated as MPITNQQVTEYAFLQQLYADEYFPDHVVDKGRAILLRLCERIEAVRPADLSALYVLTEAATEEFNLLEAEFEAAGSEIETVAREEIAEDFWFVASVYGFSGADTEELIAARDW